The Corynebacterium renale genome includes a region encoding these proteins:
- a CDS encoding argininosuccinate synthase, with translation MSNRVVLAYSGGLDTSVAIPYLGKMLEGDVVAVALDLGQGGEDMESVRQRALDCGAAEAVVIDAKDEFANEYCLPTIQANGMYMKQYPLVSAISRPLIVKHLVEAAKEFGGTHVAHGCTGKGNDQVRFEVGFMDTAPELEIVAPARDYAWTRDKAIAFAEEIDLPIEQSTKSPFSIDQNVWGRAIETGYLEDLWNAPTKDIYAYTEDPALGNAPDELVISFESGKPVAIDGRPVTVLEAIEELNRRAGAQGVGRLDMVEDRLVGIKSREIYEAPGAITLITAHSALEDVTLERELARYKRLVEARWSEEVYDGLWFGPLKRSLDAFIASTQEHVTGDIRIVLHAGKVTVNGRRSNHSLYDFNLATYDTGDTFDQTLAKGFVQLHGLSSKIANKRDREAQ, from the coding sequence ATGTCTAATCGTGTAGTTCTGGCATATTCAGGTGGCCTGGATACCTCAGTTGCTATCCCTTACCTGGGCAAGATGCTCGAAGGCGACGTTGTCGCTGTAGCACTCGATCTTGGTCAGGGTGGCGAGGACATGGAGTCGGTTCGCCAGCGTGCACTCGATTGTGGCGCGGCAGAGGCAGTCGTGATCGATGCCAAGGACGAGTTCGCTAACGAGTACTGCTTGCCAACCATTCAGGCGAATGGCATGTACATGAAGCAATACCCTTTGGTATCCGCAATCTCCCGTCCACTAATCGTTAAGCACCTAGTAGAGGCTGCAAAGGAATTCGGTGGCACCCACGTTGCACACGGCTGCACCGGTAAGGGCAATGACCAGGTGCGCTTTGAGGTCGGCTTCATGGATACCGCCCCCGAGCTCGAGATTGTCGCGCCTGCACGCGACTATGCGTGGACCCGCGACAAAGCCATCGCGTTTGCGGAAGAAATTGACCTTCCTATTGAGCAGTCCACGAAGTCTCCATTCTCCATCGACCAAAACGTGTGGGGTCGCGCAATCGAGACAGGCTACCTCGAGGACCTATGGAATGCCCCAACCAAGGATATCTACGCCTACACCGAAGACCCAGCTCTGGGTAACGCCCCAGATGAACTGGTCATCTCCTTTGAGTCTGGCAAGCCAGTAGCTATCGACGGTCGTCCTGTCACTGTTCTCGAAGCTATTGAGGAACTCAACCGTCGCGCTGGCGCGCAAGGTGTAGGCCGCCTGGATATGGTTGAAGACCGTCTAGTAGGCATCAAGTCCCGCGAAATCTACGAGGCACCTGGTGCTATCACTCTGATTACTGCGCACTCAGCATTGGAAGACGTAACGCTAGAACGTGAACTCGCACGCTACAAGCGACTCGTCGAAGCTCGTTGGTCCGAAGAGGTATACGACGGCCTATGGTTCGGTCCGCTGAAGCGTTCCCTCGACGCTTTCATTGCTTCCACTCAGGAGCACGTCACAGGCGATATTCGTATTGTGCTTCATGCCGGCAAGGTCACAGTCAACGGTCGTCGTTCCAACCACTCGCTGTACGACTTCAACCTGGCTACCTACGACACTGGCGATACCTTCGACCAAACCTTGGCAAAGGGCTTCGTGCAGTTGCACGGCCTCTCCTCCAAGATCGCGAATAAGCGCGACCGCGAGGCGCAGTAA
- a CDS encoding HAD-IIA family hydrolase: MRFIDKFDALLFDLDGTLWAGSQPIPGAVEALAATDVDRMFVTNNAARAPHVVADKLTAMGMPASEEQVLTSSQAAIHLASQHLEPGSKVFVAGTDSFKDLAKDAGFIVVDSADDNPAAVLQGHNPETGWAVLTEAALAIRSGARFFASNLDTSLPMERGFAIGNGAMVEAVAVSTGVRPKAAGKPEPTMFHMAVEKLGSKSPLAVGDRLDTDLWGGNRAGMPSLYVSTGVSSPWDVLNAPKEQRPMFLASNLLQIFDDYESLQPGAQGGFNASRSGERIVLGGGNSESTSIEALRTVAEVMWTSDVVTPCEVVAEGEFAQQAVAQW; this comes from the coding sequence ATGCGTTTTATCGACAAATTCGACGCTCTTTTATTTGATCTTGACGGCACCTTGTGGGCTGGTTCCCAGCCGATCCCTGGCGCTGTCGAGGCTCTTGCGGCAACTGACGTGGACCGTATGTTCGTCACAAACAATGCTGCTCGTGCTCCACATGTTGTCGCCGATAAACTCACTGCGATGGGGATGCCAGCAAGTGAAGAGCAAGTGTTGACGAGTTCTCAAGCGGCAATCCATCTGGCTTCGCAGCATCTCGAACCAGGTTCGAAGGTTTTTGTAGCCGGCACGGATTCATTTAAAGATTTGGCTAAGGACGCCGGTTTTATCGTCGTTGATTCTGCTGACGACAATCCTGCGGCCGTATTGCAGGGCCACAACCCGGAAACTGGGTGGGCTGTATTAACCGAAGCCGCTCTTGCTATTCGCTCCGGAGCCCGTTTCTTCGCGTCTAATCTTGATACCTCGTTGCCAATGGAACGTGGTTTTGCCATCGGTAATGGAGCGATGGTTGAAGCCGTAGCAGTGTCAACCGGTGTTCGCCCCAAGGCCGCGGGTAAGCCGGAACCGACGATGTTCCACATGGCCGTCGAGAAGCTCGGCTCAAAATCACCACTGGCTGTGGGGGATCGCCTCGACACCGATTTGTGGGGTGGCAACCGCGCAGGTATGCCGAGCCTCTATGTCTCAACTGGTGTCTCCTCGCCCTGGGACGTACTGAATGCTCCAAAGGAGCAGCGTCCGATGTTCCTAGCTTCGAACCTTCTCCAAATTTTTGACGACTATGAGTCGCTTCAGCCAGGAGCCCAGGGTGGCTTCAATGCTTCCCGGAGTGGCGAACGCATCGTGCTTGGAGGCGGAAACTCCGAATCGACCTCCATTGAAGCGCTACGCACGGTGGCTGAAGTCATGTGGACATCCGACGTGGTCACGCCGTGCGAGGTTGTCGCGGAAGGTGAATTCGCTCAGCAAGCGGTTGCTCAATGGTAG
- the tyrS gene encoding tyrosine--tRNA ligase, which yields MEMNIVDELSWRGLINQSTDLDSLRAHAEEGPITLYCGFDPTGPSLHAGHLVPLLMLARFQRAGHNPLVLAGGATGMIGDPRDVGERSMNSADTVADWAQRITGQLQRFVSFEGDHKATLVNNADWINEMSVITFLRDVGKHFSLNTMLSRDTVKRRLENDGISYTEFSYMLLQANDYVHLRKNYNCTLQVGGGDQWGNLVAGVDLNRRVDGTTVHALTVPLVTDSEGKKFGKSTGGGSLWLDPEMTSPYKWYQYFINTADADVIQYLRWFTFLNQEEIAELSKAVEERPFAREAQRTLAREMTNLVHGEDATKAVELASQALFGKADLHDLDAKTLESAVSETDVFELNDGAPCTAIDLLVGTGLVESRGAARRAIKEGGAYVNNTRIENEEWEPAADDFLHGQWLVLRRGKKNFAGVKRV from the coding sequence ATAGAGATGAATATTGTCGACGAACTGTCATGGCGTGGACTAATCAATCAGTCCACAGACCTAGATTCGCTGCGCGCGCACGCGGAAGAAGGTCCTATCACCCTGTACTGTGGTTTTGACCCCACAGGTCCTTCACTGCATGCGGGGCACTTGGTTCCCCTGCTGATGTTGGCGCGTTTCCAGCGTGCCGGCCATAACCCGTTAGTTCTTGCTGGCGGTGCGACCGGCATGATTGGCGACCCTCGTGACGTAGGGGAGCGGTCAATGAACTCTGCGGATACCGTCGCTGACTGGGCACAGCGCATCACCGGACAACTACAGCGTTTCGTCTCCTTTGAGGGCGATCACAAGGCAACCCTTGTCAACAATGCAGACTGGATCAACGAGATGTCTGTCATTACGTTCCTGCGTGATGTTGGCAAACACTTCTCGCTAAACACGATGCTCTCGCGAGATACCGTGAAGCGACGTCTTGAGAACGACGGAATTTCGTACACCGAGTTTTCCTACATGTTGCTGCAAGCAAACGATTACGTTCACCTGCGCAAGAACTACAATTGCACACTGCAAGTCGGTGGTGGCGACCAATGGGGCAACCTTGTTGCCGGTGTTGATTTGAATCGACGTGTGGATGGGACCACGGTCCACGCGCTAACGGTGCCACTAGTCACAGATTCCGAAGGCAAGAAGTTCGGCAAGTCAACCGGTGGCGGATCCCTATGGCTGGACCCAGAGATGACCAGCCCGTACAAGTGGTACCAGTACTTCATTAACACCGCTGACGCTGACGTCATTCAATACCTACGCTGGTTCACCTTCCTTAACCAGGAAGAAATCGCTGAGTTGTCTAAGGCAGTTGAAGAACGTCCGTTTGCGCGTGAAGCCCAGCGCACCTTGGCTCGTGAGATGACCAACTTGGTCCACGGCGAAGATGCCACGAAGGCCGTCGAACTTGCCTCTCAGGCACTATTCGGTAAAGCCGACCTGCATGACCTAGATGCTAAGACACTCGAAAGCGCAGTCTCAGAAACAGATGTATTCGAGCTAAACGACGGCGCACCCTGCACGGCAATCGACCTACTAGTAGGAACGGGTCTTGTTGAATCTCGAGGAGCAGCACGCCGCGCAATCAAGGAAGGTGGCGCCTACGTCAACAACACTCGTATTGAAAACGAGGAATGGGAGCCAGCTGCGGATGACTTTCTCCATGGCCAATGGCTCGTACTGCGTCGCGGCAAGAAAAACTTCGCAGGCGTAAAGCGCGTTTAG
- a CDS encoding Trm112 family protein produces MSLDPKLLEVLACPQDKGPLRYLEEENLLVNERLGRAYRIDDGIPVLLIDEATDWPAK; encoded by the coding sequence ATGAGTCTTGATCCTAAGTTGCTTGAGGTTTTGGCCTGCCCACAAGATAAGGGCCCACTGCGATATCTGGAGGAAGAAAACCTCCTGGTAAACGAGCGCCTGGGACGTGCCTATCGTATTGACGACGGTATCCCGGTCCTCCTCATTGATGAAGCAACTGACTGGCCAGCGAAATAG
- a CDS encoding tetratricopeptide repeat protein has translation MADYRSDRSEHSRRNDSKRGSYRGRNGRNSHDRTEDGEHRRSQGRKDDRSGRRFGNRDDRRDDNRRGNGPRQGGERRRDDRNREDRRGGDNRRGQGNSGSRSQRGGSGRGYERRSNPQRPGYREERINKRINEPDIPDDIDVRDLDPLVLQDLKVLSKQNADAVAKHMIMAATWMDDDPQLALRHARAAKDRGGRVAITRETNGIAAYRAGEWKEALSELRAARRMGGGPGLLAVMADCERGLGRPLKAIELGRSDEAAELDSDSAVELAIVVAGARHDLGQHDSALVTLERKNPSKEASDVTGVRLAYAYADALELLGRFDEAREWFESVAKNDVDGYTDAEDRVSSLSK, from the coding sequence ATGGCAGATTATCGTAGTGACCGTTCCGAGCATTCTCGTCGAAACGACAGTAAACGTGGATCGTATCGGGGCCGTAACGGCCGAAACAGTCACGACCGCACCGAGGACGGAGAACATCGGCGTAGCCAAGGCCGTAAAGATGACAGGAGCGGTCGTCGATTCGGCAATCGGGATGACCGGCGTGATGATAACCGTCGTGGCAATGGCCCGCGACAAGGTGGCGAACGTCGGCGTGATGATCGAAATCGGGAAGATCGTCGCGGTGGCGATAATCGTCGTGGCCAAGGAAATTCAGGATCGCGTTCCCAACGTGGTGGTAGTGGTCGTGGTTACGAGCGACGTTCAAATCCTCAACGCCCCGGATATCGTGAAGAGCGCATTAACAAGCGGATTAATGAACCCGATATTCCCGATGATATCGACGTACGAGATTTAGACCCATTGGTTCTTCAAGATTTGAAGGTTCTGTCTAAGCAAAACGCTGACGCCGTCGCTAAGCATATGATCATGGCTGCTACATGGATGGACGATGATCCACAGTTAGCACTTCGTCATGCTCGTGCTGCGAAGGATAGGGGTGGCCGCGTCGCGATTACCCGTGAAACTAATGGTATCGCTGCGTATCGTGCAGGTGAGTGGAAAGAAGCGTTGTCTGAGCTACGTGCAGCTCGGCGCATGGGAGGCGGGCCTGGACTTCTCGCGGTCATGGCAGACTGCGAACGTGGACTTGGTCGTCCCTTAAAGGCCATTGAATTAGGGCGTTCGGATGAAGCGGCCGAGCTTGATTCTGACTCCGCGGTTGAGTTGGCAATCGTCGTAGCTGGAGCCCGTCACGACCTAGGACAGCATGATTCCGCGCTGGTTACGTTGGAGCGTAAGAATCCGAGCAAAGAAGCCAGCGATGTTACCGGAGTGCGCCTAGCCTACGCTTACGCAGATGCCTTGGAGCTATTAGGTCGTTTTGACGAAGCCCGTGAATGGTTCGAATCGGTTGCTAAAAACGATGTAGACGGCTATACGGACGCCGAAGACCGCGTGTCTTCTCTCTCGAAGTAG
- the argR gene encoding arginine repressor, translating to MSTTLTAPSRTARQAMIVEILGHEAVHSQQQLSQILRSQGIAITQASLSRDLDELGARKFKPREGKAYYVLDEQIDYAEPTNSGPMAKLRRMLEELVVAVDSSGATLVVRTPPGAAQYLASIIDRAGVHQVVGCIAGDDTIFALAREPLTGLELWDVLRGDISVDVVNRKRN from the coding sequence TTGAGCACTACGCTCACGGCGCCCAGCAGGACAGCACGGCAGGCTATGATTGTGGAAATTTTAGGCCATGAGGCAGTGCATAGTCAGCAGCAACTGTCACAGATTCTACGGTCCCAAGGAATCGCAATCACGCAAGCTTCTTTATCGCGCGATCTAGATGAACTTGGCGCCCGAAAGTTTAAACCGCGTGAAGGTAAGGCCTACTACGTGCTCGACGAACAGATTGATTACGCCGAGCCAACAAACTCCGGTCCGATGGCAAAGCTTCGGCGCATGCTTGAGGAGCTTGTCGTGGCAGTTGATTCCTCCGGTGCCACGCTAGTAGTGAGAACCCCACCTGGGGCTGCGCAATATTTGGCAAGCATCATTGACCGTGCAGGTGTACATCAAGTCGTCGGTTGTATTGCTGGTGATGACACAATTTTCGCGCTTGCCAGAGAGCCTCTAACGGGGCTTGAACTTTGGGATGTGCTCCGCGGAGATATATCCGTAGATGTAGTGAATCGAAAAAGAAACTAA
- the argH gene encoding argininosuccinate lyase, whose product MQKHGTNEGALWGGRFSGGPSEAMFALSVSTHFDWVLAPYDVLASKAHARVLHKAGLLSDADFETMLEGLDQLGQDVADGSFKPAPSDEDVHGAMERGLIERVGPEVGGRLRAGRSRNDQVATLFRMWVRDAIRGVAADVTDLVAALSAQAKAHPDAIMPGKTHFQAAQPILLAHSLLAHAQPLLRDINRLQDLDKRLAISPYGSGALAGSSLHLDPDAIAEELGFDAAAENSLDATASRDFAAETAYVLAQIAVDMSRLAEEIIAWCTPEFGYVTLDDAWSTGSSIMPQKKNPDVPELVRGKTGRLIGNLAGLMATLKAMPLAYNRDLQEDKEPIVDSVQQLSLLLPALTGLVSTLTFHEDRMRELAPRGYTLATDLAEWMVRQGVPFREAHEASGACVRIAESRGVDLIDLTDEELQSVDKRLTPEVRTVLTIDGAVASRSTHGGTAGVRVAEQRERVDVLNSEYKQWASTPVRS is encoded by the coding sequence ATGCAGAAACACGGAACTAACGAAGGTGCTTTGTGGGGCGGGCGTTTCTCCGGTGGTCCTTCCGAGGCAATGTTTGCGCTCAGCGTTTCCACCCATTTTGACTGGGTGCTAGCACCCTACGACGTCCTTGCTTCAAAAGCTCACGCCAGAGTGCTACACAAGGCTGGTCTTCTCAGCGACGCTGACTTTGAGACGATGCTCGAGGGATTGGATCAGCTCGGCCAAGACGTCGCGGACGGAAGCTTCAAGCCAGCACCATCGGACGAAGACGTTCATGGGGCCATGGAACGTGGTCTCATCGAGCGTGTTGGGCCCGAAGTCGGCGGGCGCCTGCGTGCCGGCCGGTCCCGTAATGACCAAGTTGCAACATTGTTCCGGATGTGGGTTCGCGACGCCATCCGTGGTGTCGCAGCTGACGTCACGGATTTGGTCGCAGCTCTCTCCGCGCAAGCGAAAGCACACCCGGATGCAATCATGCCAGGTAAGACCCACTTCCAGGCAGCTCAGCCAATTCTTCTGGCCCATTCGCTGTTGGCACACGCCCAACCACTTTTGCGCGATATCAACCGTTTGCAGGACCTCGACAAGCGTCTAGCTATCTCGCCTTACGGGTCCGGCGCGTTGGCTGGTAGTTCCCTTCATCTGGATCCTGATGCGATTGCTGAAGAACTAGGTTTCGACGCAGCCGCCGAGAACTCACTCGACGCAACCGCCTCACGCGATTTTGCTGCAGAAACCGCATATGTTCTGGCGCAAATTGCAGTTGACATGTCACGCCTCGCTGAGGAGATTATCGCCTGGTGTACGCCAGAATTTGGGTACGTCACTCTTGACGACGCGTGGTCGACCGGATCGTCAATCATGCCACAAAAGAAGAACCCAGACGTACCGGAGTTAGTTCGTGGCAAGACCGGACGACTCATCGGCAATCTTGCAGGTCTGATGGCCACGCTAAAGGCAATGCCCTTGGCCTACAACCGTGACCTTCAGGAAGATAAAGAGCCCATCGTCGATTCTGTCCAGCAGCTCAGCCTGCTCCTGCCGGCGTTGACAGGTTTGGTGTCCACGCTTACCTTCCATGAAGACCGCATGCGCGAGCTTGCACCACGCGGTTACACGCTTGCTACTGACTTGGCTGAATGGATGGTTCGTCAGGGAGTTCCATTCCGGGAAGCCCACGAAGCTTCCGGCGCGTGTGTCCGGATTGCTGAGTCCCGGGGCGTTGACCTCATCGACTTGACGGACGAGGAACTTCAGAGCGTCGATAAGCGCTTGACTCCCGAGGTGCGTACAGTGCTCACGATTGACGGCGCCGTCGCATCGCGATCAACTCACGGTGGTACGGCAGGGGTTCGCGTTGCTGAACAACGCGAACGAGTAGACGTTTTGAACAGCGAATACAAACAGTGGGCATCGACCCCTGTTCGCTCCTAA
- a CDS encoding TlyA family RNA methyltransferase, whose protein sequence is MGVQRRRLDAELVRRKIARSREQAVAMIKDGRVEVGGFPALKPATVVEPEASIKVAASSEKEWASRGAHKLLGALDAFEPRGLSLRGLRVLDAGASTGGFTDVLLDREVAEVVAVDVGYGQLVWRLQNDDRVKVFDRTNVRHLTPDVIGGTCQAMVGDLSFISLELVLPAIVSCMETGAQLLPMVKPQFEVGKEKLGHGGVVRSIEHRQDAVLGVAQRALELGLSYRGVAASPLPGPSGNVEFFLWLEKTDNVENATLKLTEEQQEEIRNVVEEASR, encoded by the coding sequence GTGGGTGTACAGCGCAGGCGTCTCGACGCTGAATTGGTACGTCGTAAAATAGCTCGTTCACGCGAACAGGCTGTAGCCATGATTAAGGATGGGCGGGTCGAAGTCGGAGGTTTCCCCGCCTTGAAGCCGGCGACTGTCGTAGAACCAGAAGCTTCTATCAAAGTAGCCGCGAGCTCAGAGAAAGAGTGGGCTAGTCGTGGAGCTCATAAACTTCTCGGCGCATTAGATGCCTTCGAACCGCGCGGATTGTCGCTGCGCGGACTCCGCGTTCTTGACGCAGGTGCGTCAACCGGTGGGTTCACTGACGTTTTGCTTGATCGCGAGGTTGCTGAAGTAGTCGCTGTGGATGTAGGTTACGGCCAGCTGGTATGGCGATTGCAAAACGACGATCGGGTCAAGGTTTTTGACAGAACCAACGTCCGTCATCTCACTCCTGACGTCATCGGAGGAACCTGCCAAGCGATGGTGGGTGACCTATCTTTCATCTCATTAGAATTGGTTCTACCCGCAATTGTCTCGTGCATGGAAACTGGAGCGCAGCTGCTGCCGATGGTTAAACCTCAGTTCGAGGTAGGAAAGGAAAAACTAGGGCACGGCGGAGTCGTGCGATCGATTGAACACCGCCAGGATGCCGTTCTCGGGGTAGCCCAGCGTGCGTTAGAACTTGGGCTTAGTTACCGAGGTGTTGCAGCGTCGCCATTACCGGGACCGAGCGGTAACGTGGAGTTCTTCCTGTGGCTGGAGAAAACCGATAACGTAGAAAATGCCACGCTCAAGCTCACTGAGGAACAGCAAGAAGAGATTAGAAACGTCGTAGAAGAGGCATCACGATGA